Proteins from a single region of Myxococcota bacterium:
- a CDS encoding metalloregulator ArsR/SmtB family transcription factor, which produces MDDVFRALADETRRRLLDRLHAEPGATLSELAEPLDMTRQAVSKHLALLEAAGLVVSRWAGREKHHYLNPVPLVEIHERWISKFAAQRARRLLELRRALEEKEEPR; this is translated from the coding sequence GTGGACGACGTGTTTCGCGCGCTGGCCGACGAGACCCGGCGGCGGCTGCTCGATCGGCTGCATGCCGAGCCGGGCGCGACGCTGTCCGAGCTCGCCGAGCCGCTCGACATGACGCGCCAGGCGGTCTCGAAACACCTGGCGCTGCTCGAAGCTGCCGGGCTCGTCGTGAGTCGCTGGGCCGGCCGCGAGAAACACCACTACCTGAACCCCGTGCCGCTGGTCGAGATCCACGAGCGTTGGATCTCGAAATTCGCGGCCCAGCGCGCGCGCCGGCTGCTCGAGCTGCGGCGCGCGCTCGAAGAGAAGGAGGAGCCCCGATGA
- a CDS encoding methyltransferase domain-containing protein, with the protein MNDATYYRDHWLEIEPQRLEAYEQMFEWRPQNAPLLEPAQLAAGQVVVDYGCGPGGLAVELARRVAPGGRVHGVDLNAAFLERAAARARREGVESLLSFHRTEGEKLPLESRFADRLVCKNVMEYVPDVAATLSEFRRVLRPGGLAHVIDSDWGLLAVEPLGAERMAELFAAAAPAYRTPHIGRKLYGAMRAAGFSDVKLKIVATADTKGFTAAIVFNMLSYARESGRLSAATLESLQADLKRSLADGSFLLILPQFLVTGSA; encoded by the coding sequence ATGAACGACGCGACCTATTACCGCGACCACTGGCTCGAGATCGAGCCCCAACGCCTCGAGGCCTACGAGCAGATGTTCGAGTGGCGGCCGCAGAACGCGCCGCTGCTCGAGCCGGCGCAGCTCGCGGCCGGCCAGGTGGTGGTCGACTACGGCTGCGGGCCGGGCGGGCTCGCGGTCGAGCTCGCGCGGCGCGTCGCGCCGGGCGGGCGCGTGCACGGCGTGGACCTGAACGCGGCGTTCCTGGAGCGCGCGGCGGCGCGCGCGCGGCGCGAGGGCGTCGAGTCACTTCTCTCCTTCCACCGCACCGAGGGCGAGAAGCTCCCGCTCGAGTCACGATTCGCCGACCGGCTCGTGTGCAAGAACGTGATGGAGTACGTGCCCGACGTGGCCGCCACGCTGTCCGAGTTCCGGCGCGTGCTGCGGCCGGGTGGGCTCGCGCACGTGATCGACAGTGACTGGGGCCTGCTCGCCGTCGAGCCGCTGGGCGCCGAGCGCATGGCCGAGCTGTTCGCGGCGGCCGCGCCCGCCTACCGCACGCCGCACATCGGGCGCAAGCTCTACGGGGCGATGCGCGCCGCGGGCTTCTCCGACGTGAAGCTCAAGATCGTCGCAACCGCCGACACCAAGGGCTTCACCGCGGCCATCGTGTTCAACATGTTGTCCTACGCGCGCGAGTCGGGGCGGCTCTCCGCAGCCACCCTCGAGTCACTCCAGGCCGACCTGAAGCGCTCGCTGGCCGACGGCAGCTTCCTGTTGATCCTGCCCCAGTTCCTGGTCACAGGGAGCGCTTGA
- a CDS encoding SRPBCC domain-containing protein produces MSLPALVLEVEIKSTPEKIWEAITSPDWTRRYFFDSAVRSEFRRGAKIEWNGTSGNTMADGEIVEIDPPWKLVTTWRSLWQPELAPEPASRVTWEIEERANGCLLRVTHDRLDASPKTRAAVTPGWRRILDGLRDCVQAG; encoded by the coding sequence ATGAGCCTGCCCGCCCTGGTGCTGGAGGTCGAGATCAAGAGCACGCCGGAGAAGATCTGGGAGGCGATCACCAGCCCCGACTGGACGCGCCGCTACTTCTTCGACTCGGCCGTGCGCTCCGAGTTCCGCCGCGGCGCGAAGATCGAGTGGAACGGTACGAGCGGAAACACCATGGCCGACGGCGAGATCGTCGAGATCGATCCGCCGTGGAAGCTGGTCACGACCTGGCGCTCGCTGTGGCAGCCGGAGCTCGCGCCCGAGCCGGCCAGCCGAGTCACCTGGGAGATCGAGGAGCGCGCGAACGGCTGCCTCCTGCGCGTGACCCACGATCGGCTCGACGCCTCGCCGAAGACGCGCGCGGCCGTGACTCCGGGCTGGCGGCGGATCCTCGACGGCTTGAGGGACTGCGTGCAGGCCGGCTAG